Proteins encoded together in one uncultured Desulfosarcina sp. window:
- a CDS encoding YbhN family protein: MKAKLSPWLGPILGAILFSLAVWVLHHELAAYHFKDIVHQIRSISTTRVALALLLTAAGYGVMTLYDFLALRYLKHLLGYGKIALAAFVGAAFSNNIGLSMIAGASVRYRLYANWGLSALEITKVVFFCTLTLWLGFLGLGGAVFFLVPLTLPD, translated from the coding sequence ATGAAAGCGAAGCTGTCGCCGTGGTTGGGGCCAATTCTCGGAGCGATTCTGTTCTCCCTTGCCGTCTGGGTGCTGCATCATGAGCTGGCCGCCTATCATTTCAAGGACATTGTACATCAGATCAGGTCCATCTCCACCACCCGCGTGGCCCTGGCCTTGCTGTTGACCGCTGCCGGCTATGGTGTCATGACCCTTTATGACTTCCTGGCCCTGCGCTATCTCAAGCACCTGCTGGGATATGGAAAGATCGCCCTGGCCGCGTTCGTCGGCGCCGCGTTCAGCAACAACATCGGACTTTCCATGATCGCCGGCGCGTCGGTGCGCTACCGTCTGTATGCCAACTGGGGACTCTCCGCCCTGGAGATCACCAAGGTGGTCTTTTTCTGTACCCTCACGCTGTGGCTGGGATTTTTAGGCCTCGGCGGGGCGGTATTTTTCCTGGTGCCCCTGACCCTGCCGGACTAA
- a CDS encoding DUF599 domain-containing protein yields MNRSETIITCVSALLLGIYHLHLYLTIKRRPEKTAVGMTNVMRQQWVETIMSERRDILAVQTLRNWVMASSLLASTAILIALGILNTVMRPAGFQEMSNALNIVGTHSETLWVVKLMLLAVDFFLGFFNFTLAIRYFNHAGYGLGLPDTHSGVASHEFVTEVVNHASLHYPIGMRCYYLAIPLGLWIFGPTWMLAGSFILVMVLNRLDRTV; encoded by the coding sequence ATGAATCGTTCAGAGACCATCATTACCTGTGTGTCCGCGCTGTTGCTGGGCATCTACCATTTGCATCTGTACCTTACGATCAAGCGTAGGCCCGAAAAAACAGCGGTAGGCATGACCAATGTGATGAGGCAGCAATGGGTGGAGACCATTATGTCGGAACGAAGGGATATTCTGGCGGTTCAGACGCTGCGCAACTGGGTGATGGCCTCCAGCCTGCTGGCCTCCACGGCCATTCTCATCGCCCTGGGAATTCTCAACACCGTGATGCGTCCGGCCGGTTTTCAGGAGATGTCCAACGCCCTGAACATCGTCGGCACCCACAGCGAAACCCTGTGGGTCGTCAAACTCATGCTCCTGGCCGTGGATTTCTTTCTGGGATTTTTCAATTTCACTCTGGCCATCCGCTATTTCAACCATGCCGGCTACGGATTGGGCCTGCCCGATACCCATTCCGGTGTGGCCAGCCACGAATTTGTGACCGAGGTGGTCAACCACGCCAGTTTGCATTATCCCATCGGCATGCGCTGCTATTATCTGGCCATCCCCCTGGGGCTATGGATTTTCGGTCCCACCTGGATGCTCGCTGGATCGTTCATTCTCGTCATGGTTCTCAATCGTCTGGATCGAACCGTCTGA
- a CDS encoding NAD(P)/FAD-dependent oxidoreductase, translating to MTMKKILILGGGYAGVTAAVHLHGVAADITLVNTHGYHHLTTLLHQPAVGRRHYEDLSVTLQQVLPRPVRFLRGRVQALDPTKRTALVKARGGVKTLDYDILVLALGWRPQYFDIPGLQEASLTLEDLNKSRTAKDRIEESLIAFDEDDSQRWRTCFVVGGGGLTGIELTGELVDSLPALGRAFDLTFRDFTIFLVEGAPNLLPGMDPWLAQRATAYLKRRGVRVLTGVRITGVAGEKISLSDGTTIQAGALFWTGGVRASEVPEKAGLPVGKAGRVVVDQFLQVRGHPEIFAAGDCAMVTDARGVPMPPTAWIAVQHGQSIAENIHRHFAGKDMQPCSATSPAVILSMGRREALGIVYGKRISGATAGLLKDMLAFRYLYGIGGLALVMRKLWEWTPYLIHLHRL from the coding sequence ATGACGATGAAAAAGATCCTGATCCTTGGAGGCGGTTACGCCGGCGTGACGGCAGCCGTCCACCTGCACGGGGTGGCGGCCGACATCACCCTGGTCAACACCCATGGCTACCATCACCTGACCACCCTGCTCCATCAGCCGGCGGTGGGACGCCGCCATTACGAGGATCTGTCGGTCACGCTTCAACAGGTTCTTCCCCGGCCGGTCCGGTTCCTGCGGGGAAGGGTTCAAGCCCTGGACCCGACGAAACGGACAGCGTTGGTCAAGGCACGCGGAGGGGTCAAAACGCTGGATTACGATATTCTGGTCCTCGCCCTGGGTTGGCGGCCCCAGTATTTCGATATTCCGGGACTGCAGGAAGCCTCCCTCACCCTGGAGGACCTTAACAAATCGAGAACCGCCAAGGATCGCATCGAAGAATCCCTGATCGCCTTCGACGAGGATGACAGCCAGCGCTGGCGAACCTGTTTCGTTGTGGGCGGCGGAGGGCTCACCGGCATCGAATTGACCGGCGAGCTGGTCGACAGCCTGCCGGCCCTGGGCAGGGCTTTCGATCTGACCTTCCGGGATTTCACGATTTTTCTCGTCGAAGGGGCACCGAACCTGCTGCCGGGGATGGACCCCTGGCTGGCGCAACGCGCCACGGCCTACCTGAAGCGGCGGGGCGTTCGCGTTCTCACCGGCGTGCGCATCACCGGGGTCGCGGGCGAGAAAATCAGCCTGTCCGACGGGACCACGATCCAGGCGGGCGCCCTCTTCTGGACCGGCGGGGTCCGCGCCAGCGAAGTGCCGGAGAAGGCCGGCCTTCCCGTGGGCAAAGCCGGCCGCGTCGTGGTCGATCAATTCCTCCAGGTCCGGGGGCATCCGGAAATCTTCGCGGCCGGAGACTGCGCCATGGTCACCGATGCCCGGGGCGTTCCCATGCCGCCCACGGCCTGGATCGCCGTTCAGCATGGGCAAAGCATCGCCGAAAACATTCACCGGCACTTCGCCGGCAAGGACATGCAGCCGTGCTCCGCAACCTCTCCGGCGGTGATTCTTTCCATGGGCCGGCGCGAGGCGCTGGGCATCGTTTACGGAAAGCGGATATCCGGTGCCACGGCAGGTCTTCTCAAGGACATGCTGGCATTCCGCTACCTTTATGGCATCGGCGGTTTGGCATTAGTTATGCGTAAACTATGGGAATGGACGCCCTATCTGATTCACCTGCACCGACTGTGA
- a CDS encoding DedA family protein has translation MEAFLQTYGYWAILIGTFLEGETILVLAGLAAHQGYMTLEGVILCAFAGSLCGDQMFFFLGRRHSDFLLRRRPAWRGKLERAKRLADRFQTPLILGFRFLYGLRAVMPFAFGISGVPVLRFVWLNAIGAGIWAVVVGVAAYLFGSALEQVLGDLRHYERMLFILVAAVGATVWIIYLYRRNRRRKSGDTRFDVKEKT, from the coding sequence ATGGAAGCATTCCTGCAAACCTATGGATATTGGGCGATCCTGATCGGCACTTTCCTGGAGGGGGAAACCATTCTGGTGCTGGCGGGCCTGGCCGCCCATCAGGGATACATGACCCTGGAGGGCGTTATCCTGTGCGCCTTTGCCGGCAGCCTGTGCGGGGACCAGATGTTCTTTTTTCTGGGACGCCGGCACAGCGATTTCCTGTTGCGCCGGCGACCGGCCTGGCGAGGAAAACTGGAGCGGGCCAAACGTCTGGCGGACCGCTTTCAGACCCCGTTGATTCTGGGATTCCGGTTCCTGTATGGCCTGCGGGCGGTGATGCCCTTCGCTTTCGGCATCAGCGGGGTGCCGGTGCTACGCTTTGTCTGGCTCAACGCCATCGGTGCCGGTATCTGGGCGGTGGTGGTCGGCGTGGCCGCATATCTTTTCGGCAGTGCCCTGGAACAGGTGCTGGGCGACCTGCGTCATTACGAAAGGATGCTGTTTATCCTGGTGGCCGCCGTCGGCGCCACGGTGTGGATCATCTATCTTTACCGTCGCAACCGTCGGCGGAAGTCGGGAGATACCCGCTTCGACGTAAAGGAAAAAACTTAA